The Brassica napus cultivar Da-Ae chromosome C7, Da-Ae, whole genome shotgun sequence genome has a segment encoding these proteins:
- the LOC106407098 gene encoding transcription factor bHLH71 codes for MTLEALSSNGLLNFLLSESLSPTPFKSLLDLDPSPENDIIIIPKNTIPEMSQQEPASRQPPPASRGKKRRRRKPRVCKNEEEAENQRITHIAVERNRRRQMNQHLSVLRSLMPQPFSQKGDQASIVGGAIDFIKELEHQLLSLEAQKLQKDKLSQTVISSTSQDSNCEPENPHLSLSQFFLHSYDPSQENRNGSTSSVKTAMEDLEVTLIETHANIRILSRRRGFQWTSVVATTGPPQLSKLVAALHSLSLSVLHLSVTTLETFAIYSISTKVEESCQLSSVDDIAGAVHHMLSIIEEEPFCCSTIPELPFTFPLNHTNATHSL; via the exons ATGACTCTGGAAGCTTTATCATCAAATGGTCTCTTAAACTTTTTGCTCTCCGAGTCTCTTTCACCAACCCCATTCAAGTCTCTCCTCGATCTCGATCCATCGCCGGAAaatgacatcatcatcatccccaAGAACACAATTCCGGAGATGTCTCAACAAGAACCGGCGTCACGGCAGCCACCACCGGCTAGCAGAGGGAAGaagcggaggaggaggaagccTAGGGTTtgcaaaaacgaagaagaagctgagaaTCAACGAATAACTCACATCGCGGTAGAAAGAAATCGAAGAAGACAAATGAATCAACATCTCTCTGTCTTAAGATCTCTCATGCCTCAACCTTTTTCTCAAAAG GGTGATCAAGCTTCAATAGTTGGTGGAGCCATAGATTTCATCAAAGAACTTGAACATCAGTTACTATCTCTTGAAGCTCAAAAGCTTCAAAAGGATAAACTAAGCCAGACGGTTATTTCTTCAACAAGTCAAGACTCAAACTGCGAACCTGAGAATCCTCACCTGTCTCTATCACAGTTCTTTCTCCACTCGTACGATCCAAGCCAGGAGAATAGAAATGGCTCAACAAGCTCGGTGAAAACGGCTATGGAGGATCTTGAAGTGACTCTAATAGAAACTCATGCTAACATCAGAATCCTGTCAAGAAGAAGAGGTTTCCAATGGACCTCGGTGGTGGCTACCACCGGGCCACCGCAACTTTCAAAGCTAGTGGCTGCTCTACATTCACTCTCCCTCTCCGTGCTTCACCTCAGTGTCACAACATTAGAAACTTTTGCTATTTACTCAATCAGCACTAAG GTGGAAGAGAGTTGCCAGCTAAGTTCAGTAGATGACATTGCAGGAGCAGTTCATCACATGCTAAGTATCATTGAAGAGGAACCTTTTTGTTGTTCAACAATCCCAGAGTTACCCTTTACTTTCCCCTTAAATCACACAAATGCCACTCATTCTCTCTGA
- the LOC106409992 gene encoding protein TORNADO 2-like — MPLSNNVIGCINFIAVLLSLPVIGAGIWLAMETVNSCVKILQWPIIILGILILLVGLAGFIGGLWRITWLLVIYLIAMLVLIVLLGVLIGFIYMVTIKGSGHPEPSRAYLEYSLQDFSGYLRQTVEKSYKWDRISTCLSTTNICPELNQRFSVALDFFNAHLSPIQSGCCKPPTKCGFTFVNPTYWINTMNGSADMDCLQWSNVQNTLCYSCDSCKAGLLANLKIDWLKADILLLLALIGLTIVYIIGCCPFRNSKTEGYTDI; from the exons atgcCTCTAAGCAACAATGTAATAGGTTGCATAAACTTCATTGCCGTCCTCCTCTCACTTCCGGTCATCGGCGCCGGAATCTGGCTCGCTATGGAAACAGTGAACTCATGCGTCAAGATCCTTCAATGGCCAATAATAATCCTCGGAATCTTGATCCTCCTAGTGGGTCTCGCGGGTTTCATTGGAGGGCTCTGGAGAATCACTTGGCTTCTCGTCATCTACTTAATTGCAATGCTTGTTCTTATCGTACTTTTAGGTGTTCTTATCGGATTTATTTACATGGTTACTATTAAAGGCTCTGGTCATCCAGAACCAAGTAGAGCTTATCTTGAGTATAGTCTTCAAGACTTCTCTGGTTACTTACGTCAAACAGTTGAGAAATCTTACAAATGGGATAGGATTAGTACTTGTTTGAGTACTACTAACATTTGTCCTGAACTAAACCAGAGATTCAGTGTGGCTCTGGATTTCTTCAATGCTCATCTTAGTCCCATTCAA TCTGGTTGTTGCAAACCCCCAACAAAATGTGGCTTCACGTTTGTGAACCCTACTTACTGGATAAATACGATGAATGGGTCTGCAGACATGGATTGTCTACAATGGAGCAATGTTCAAAACACTTTGTGCTACAGTTGTGACTCTTGCAAAGCCGGTTTGCTCGCAAACCTCAAGATAGATTGGTTAAAAGCAGATATCCTTCTCCTTTTGGCACTTATCGGTCTAACAATCGTTTATATAATCGGCTGTTGCCCTTTTCGAAACTCGAAAACTGAGGGTTATACTGATATATGA